TTTCGTACGTAAAATCAAACGGGAACGCTAATTTCAGAAAAGCGAGCTGTTGCGGATGGAAATATTGACGTTACTGTTTATGTCACATAAACTCGAagtctttattaatattaggaCGAAACACAAtgcgcgcgctacgcgcgggCTATTTGTTTCCGAGAGATGTTACtaacttcaaaaaatattatattctttattaatatagatatattaaaagttatacaGATTTCtgatgatataatattataatggaTTTAAATTTTCCATTGAGTTATACGATATTTGCAGTGAATACTATATTTTCACGTGTTTTTCTTgcattagatttttttattctctgaagacaaataacaaacaattatTATGCGATATTAATGAACTACCCCTTAACGtttagattattaatatatgcgATGACAATTTTCctcgatataataataaataaaacgaaagCGCCAATCAACATTGTggaattttcaaattaaacttgaatccttttaaaattaaacttaaacgTATACTCTCTTGATCAGATTCTGCGATGAGCGTTTACCGATATACCTCTAACCAACAACCGAGACTGAGAAACTTTTTATACCACAAACAATGCTAGGAAGTAATTTTCTATGCCGTTACTTTCAATCTTTATCGTGGTTCATAATATACTAATGGAAAAATCCAAGAATTCACCAGGCTTGGCTAACAAAAAAACGACAGCTAAAATGCCTAGGATAtcatgattatattattagtatttttgaGTTCTGTCGTATTTCATTGCATAACACTTTTTTAcgattattcaattatattcgatttttaaattatttttagattgatGTTAAATAACTTTCCCATAAAATATCCGATTTCCGCGAATATCAGCCGCAAATTCGGAGGATATTGGAACGGAGAATTTATAAATCTCGCGACAATGCGTTTCGCTCTCTTGATCAcgctgttatttttatattcgtttATCGTAATGCGCGCGCTTTAAACCATCTGGCTTTTCAAGGTTCAATTATATACAATCGTCACGTGGCTTTTTTTATAACAGGTTGACATTCTTGACTCGTCTGCAGTTTGTGTGATatgctaatatatttttttttctctacgtATAAAACTGTTAATCGATAAAacgcgaataataaatttttcgcaGTTTCTGACGTAACGGATATATGGAAATACTGCACAGCATGAATGTAAGATATTAGCTCACTTGGAAATACTGGTAGTAAAATCGTAATCCTGCTATAAATTGCATATTCACGGAATATTTATTGCCGCTTGTAAGCTGTTTACATCACAGATGCTTGCAGGCTATCTCAGACACTAGTTTCtagaaaggaaaaattaatcttttggAATTTATACTACTTTTCTAGAGTGTAAATTCTCACAATGTAAACTTGCTCTGAGGGCAAAGGTGTGCCGCAGAAATAAAGGCGAAACTCGTTAAAATATCGTATGCAATTTATTCGAGAAGCCATATCCCATAACTATTCAAAACACATACATGCAACAGTCGTGTAATCCGAAATTCGATCTTATCCCTCGACATCGCTTCGCGCGCAAACGAAGCTTCGCGAATTCCGGACCAGAATCTACCGCGCGCGGTTTCGCACTCAGGCTCTTAAAGTTATTGTTATCTATACAAGAGGGGGTTAGAGGGGAGAAAGCGGGCGAGATGGTCCGAAATGTGtatcttatatttacatatacattaagCCGCGGAACGTAATTGCAATcgcgtatacacacacacgcatacggACACTCACGCTCACACTCACACACGCGTGTGCAGATATGTACCGAGTACAATTAAAACTTTGGCGCGACCGACGGCGATGGAGGTAATTTCCTGAATTCACCGAGACTAATTCCGTTATTTCGAATTTCGTCGCAGCAGggataagagagaaagagagagacagggagagagaggacggTTATGCTGCGCGAGAGCAGCCACTTCAACGTCGGTCTTAACGAGCTGCATCGCGTACGTGTACGATATAATGACGGCGAATTTAGTGGAATTGCGAGCGAACGAACCGAGTCTGTAATCCATAAATTTtgctaataattaataaaaagcgcGGCGAGAGACTGGGCCGCGACCGGCACCGCCGCGAATTACATGTGACAGAGATTTCTTCCACGCGTGCGCTTCGTACTGTTacgaaataatgaaaaattaagagGAATGAGAGGATCGGGAAGAGTTAACTTGAAACTGCATACTACTAGACAAGACGAAACTATGCATTATTCTGGTGCTTCGCTTCGTGTTATACGACATAGAGCGATCTTCTTCGAGAGTGCTTGCGGTGAAAAGACTACATAAACTACatagcaaaaatataaatatataaatatacatcacGGCTGggcaatatttcatatatacatctcgttatatcaatatatatatatatattatatatttgaaatgcatatgatattaatttatttgtcatatatttttattttctaagtaaaatttttgaaaatattttattatttatcatggTATCGTTTGAATCGCATTTGTAACAATAGTCTGTACACTTGctctgaaataatttttttttttagtaagaataatttataatttatattttgtccgttttttatttaaaatgcatttCTACGGTGTTTTGCGAGGCCGTGACGCggtaaagtaaataaaatataatcataacGAACATGTCATAAATTTTAGATCTATAACTATATCTAAAACTATATAACGTTACGCGACGCCTTATCTAATATTACATCgtattttttgtacaaaaataatccATCACATCAGTCTACGACGCAGAAGTCCTTGTCGCGTGGCAGTCCTTCGATGCGTTGCGATCCTTCAGGTTACAAGATTTTCGAATAGGACATTTCCGAGCGCCTTGAAAGTAGAAATCCGTAAAGTTCGAAGCCCGTCCGATCTGGCTTCCGTCGCTCCGCACGAGAGTTTCTTTCGTCGCAACTTTTGcaactctctttttctcaaCCGGGAAAAATACCAGTGCGATCAGGATTTCTCGTTCAATTTGTGAAACACCGACGACCGGAATGCAATTTCGCTCACTGAAAGAAGGTACGCACGATACAAGCTCGGTTCGTAGATCATTCGGTAAAAATGACGTAACGACGCCCAAAAATAGCCAGGAGATATACCTGAGTATAGCTGAATGAACGAAAGTAGGACaagcataaaaaaagtaatttgaaAACGTGCCAAGCTCATGGCATTTGCAGAGCgtcgataaaatttttgatgaaaaaaaattatccacaCAAGCGAAGCGGTTCtacgtttattaaataattttttgattgaatatgattgatcaataaaaaaagttatttaactttaaaaaataatttaatacacatGCAagaatttaagataataaactatttaacaagttatctaaataattaaataaaatgcacatTTTTTGACCGAAATTAagttcttatttaattataacttttgttgtttataaattgataGCCGATTCGTGCaaaaacaatgtttttatttgacaatttCAGAAATGTATACGTACGATTCCGTTTACGTCTCGATGCCGTTGAAGGTTCCCATGTCCTTTATGTTGTCATCTGGATCTTTCGTCTTAGGCGAAAATAGAGATCGATATATCAAAGCCGCGATAACGGCGCCTCCGATCGGTCCCAGCCAGTAAACCCAGTGATATGTCCAGTGGCCGTTCCAGACTGCTGGTCCGAACGTTCTAGCGGGGTTCAAACTACAGCCGGTGTGAGGGATGAAAGCGAGACATAAGACGGTGACGCAGAGGCCAAATTTCAGTGCCATCGAGTCGCTGTTCTTCGCGTTTCGCGAGTCCCAACTTCCGCAGGCGAAGAAGGCTAATACTCCCGTAGCTAAAGCTTCAGCCGCGATTCCGTGACCGACTGTTATTTCCTTATTAATGTCCGTCATGCAGAACGGGACGGATGGATCGCCCGCGCCGTTGTGCATAAGATTTGCCGGCGTTACTAACTGTCAATTGATATTGAAACAAAAGTTaactcaaatttaaattaaataattaaatcgaaacgtaaatttaatcgatattttgtGCAGTTCACTACATTATTCACTGTTGTTTTGCGCAAGAAGTATAATTTTTGAActataatagttattaaaattttatttacaacgaTCCATGGAATTCTAGCATTTTGGATAATTGGATGTTGCAATTAACCAGCatagagataattttttatctttaggaGCAAATGCGGCGTTCAggcgattaaaaataatcttgataatatttgtaactttGAGATAACAATTTTTGATAACGCGTTATATAAAcgcgaatatattattatcagcaGTATGTTGGCAGCGAAAGAAATCTTGTCGGGATTTGTCCGCCGAAACGTTAATCTGAATGTGTTCTTTGTAATCTGTGAATAAATGAGTATATTCATTGACCTTTAGCAGGCCGAAACCTATCAGGGCACCCAAACATTGTGCAATGATGTAGAATCCGGCCATTATCAGAGTCTTGTTACCGAGAATCACTGCGGCGATTGTGATAGCGGGATTGAGGTGAGCGCCACTGATGTGACCAACGCACTGGAAAAGAACAAATATGCATTCAACCGTTgataagattttataatatcgagCAACAGAGTGCTACTTAAAAATACTCGCTTTTATACATGCTTGATCCCATTCATAAAATaacgtatattaattattgatatgttattaaaatatataaatacaaaatggaaaataatctacgttataatttaaaaatatatataaataaaagataaataaaatatgtaaattaaaaatttgactaaCGTACTGACATGTCACAGACGATGTCAATGATTCTTATCGAGGATAATGTTAATTGTCAGATTCAAAATGATTTATACCTGTATAGCGATCATAACAGCGAGACCGAAAGCGAAAGAAATTTGTATGACAGACGGTCCGGTTCCCTCATACGGCTTCATGCTGCCCAGGCCTGCCGTGCATCCCAAAAAGACTAGAATTGCTGTTCCAATCACTTCTCCCAGGATAGCCAGAAACTTGTCGCACATATTATCTTCTTCCGTCTTCTTCAGCCCTGAGATGTTAAAGGacattttcgtttttattaacatGATGTATGCGTGGTGTCAACGAGTTGTTGTGCTCATCGgcacaatttacaatttattgaatttgtgaatttatgaattatatttctcgTGTGGAAAGGGTAAATGTACGAGCACTCCATAATCACTTCCGAGATACTCGTATCGTCCAATCGTAAAGGACATCCATATCAAAGTATCTTGAGTGATAATGATATGAgaattgcattatttaattaaatttctataaagtatatagatCAGCGGattaaatcgtaaaatttgaaTTGCAGTATTAGAATTGTGAaactgtataaataatttaaaaattgtctcGCAACGaggtaaaagaaataaaacgctACTTTGTGTTATGATTTCGTAGAGAATGCTTCTCGAGCACGTCACTCTCGTGCCTTTGTGAAAAAGTATGAACACTTGCGTTCTCATTATCGACTCGACCTCGtaaatcgatatttaattaaaagataattattgtaCACACAAATGGAGCATCCAACGgcgacatatttttatttctgcacgCATTACATGCCGCTGAgtgtataacaaaaaaagtcaAGATGCATACGTCTAATGAAGGTTCGCTTGTTGAGTGTAACTGTATAACGACGATCTCAAAGATAGATAATGTGcatgcacatacacacacgtaaGTACGCGTATTCAAATCGCCAACCGCAATACCAACAGTTCCCTTGAATCAgtgtgaaaaatagaaaaacatgGTTTACATCTTTTCAAgtgttcttatttcaagatacaagTGTGCgtattaaaatgcaaattatccTACTtcttgttaattttacatttaaaatcttaaaattttatatttaaaaattttatatgttatatttaacaatttaaaagaaaacgtttctaacattatcttttttttttcttcaaaattagtTGTTAAAAgacagtaatttttaaaactatttaaagtatataaaattaattcaaagcTAATTATTTAgctaattatttcttaaagcagtaagtatattatttaagcAAATTacttttcttgaaatttcGATGTTTAAAACTTACAATGTTTTTATGTCAAGTTCCTGTTTGATAAAATAGTCGATTGTTCTTTAATGAATTCCAAAAGTATAATAGTTTTCGGCGAAGAAACTATGTTTTTGGTTCGACAGGCAGGATAACTTGGACTGTCACTTTGTTGTAAACTTTCGAGTGGAAACTTTGTTCGCTCCACGTCGAATGCGATTACCACTGGTATAAACCCAGGATGGGATAGGTCAATGTTGAATTTACATGAAAGCATCAGTAAAGTTATACACATCGGAGGTCGATAGTCCAGCAGCTCTAGCGTTATTGAAAATGGACTTTAATAAGTATTCTTCATTGAATGTCGCTCCATTGAACGCTtcctgttctttttttcttgacaAGGTGGCACAGTTTTCTCTGACGTCCGTGAAATTTGCTCGATGTAATTCTCGCGAGAGCTAGCACGAAAAATTATCACAGGAAAGAGGGGGaggactttgaaattttcgcTCGAGAATGCGAAAGTTGAACTGAAGTTCGCAACAATGAAATTAAAGTACACACTTCAAAATTAACCCGGAAACGGGCGcccgatttttttttgcataaatgcCTGAAGTGATTTTTTCACGCCAATTAaatcattgttattaattattatacatatttttgataattctataatttattagtatttgagGACagtttgtatataaatttactcaatattttctgaaaaacgaaagaagcaatattaaaattattgtgacGTGAGTTTTACTTTTTCGATACTATAGAGTATAAAAATCACCTCAGGCGCTCGTTTTCAGGTTAaagtatacattttacataagtTTACCATCATAGTATTCAccatttttgcattattttgctgtgtaacttttatttattttgttacacgTATTTTATTCCgacttaaaatattagaattgaGTATAAATATGCGTAATAGAGgatgaattttttctttatttccaaTTGCGcgttatatttcaatattaaaatacatcaAACATTCATCggtttttaaatgtttcgtattaatattaaaattgtatcacatattgaataataatctCAGGTCAACATTTTGATGttcagcgcgcgcgcgcatgcacgcgagagagaagaagtATTATTAACAGTCAAGTAATCTGCGGCCAGAGGTCAAGACTCCGTGACATTTCTTCTTACCATGCAGTCTTGATAATTTCGTGACTATTTATCGATGTggtaatataagtatataatattttgaataaatttataaagttttattttacataatttttaatttatgagtGAATAGAGTAGACTTATttcagtaaataatatatccaaCATAATTCAACACgataacttttttcaactatatgttattttatattttatttaaatattattctccATTTCCTGATGGATATTTTGCATTTCGCCATTCCTATCTCGTTGTCATAGGAAAATACTATGATAATCTCGATCTCTGGAAATAGTAATCTCTTGCTTTCTCTTGCCTTCTCTTTATTTGACGACTAATTCAGCGAAGATATTTACTCTTTATAccaagtataaaattatttaatctatttatatgTAAGTTGCAGAGaaaagcaaatattaattaaatcaagcACGTGCTCGTGCATTAATTCAATCAAACCTTTGTTGAAAAAATATGCGTACGATTTGATTGTTTAACACAGTTCGCTGTAATTAACTTACAGTAGCGAACGCAATATCCATTACCTACTTTTCAAAATGGAAAGTTGATAACGTTCAAAATGTTTCCATGTGTgcgacaaaaaatattgaaaataaaatatttatttatgcataCAGATACTACCTTTTatgcacaatttttttgaCACGATGTAATATCTTTTcacgaaaatataaaaaaaaaactatcgcGATAAAAAGTAGAGCTGAATGTTGCTTTGAGTTATACTTTTGCTATGTTTTCGACATGGGAGATACGCGGTTCGGTGTATTCGCTATTCCATCCAACATCTTGCGACAGAAATACTTCCATGTTAATCTACCTATAGCCGCTGCGTCGCGTCCGCATCGTGTTGCATTCGTGTTTTGCATTTCCTGAACGGATCATTGAGATCCGTTGTGCATGCGCATCACTCGACTTCCACATTCATATGATATTCATAACATACGGATGTCAATATCCTTCGGGTTTAATCGcgcttatacatatacatatccGCCTGCATCTCTGAATTATGCATTAGAGATGCCAACGCACGTTTGCCCTAGAATTACGGCCGAGTTCTCGTGATTAACCGTGTGTCGCGCGGATATAATTAGAACCGAACACGTGTCACGTATGATTTCCATTAACACACAGACTCGGTGCGACGCAGACCGGGACCGATAGTGATCAGTCATCGACACTCGCGGATTAGCCGGATTTCGATACGATGACGGAAACGCAATCCGACGTGTTCCGAAGCCGTTCAAAGTCACGGGCTTATCCTCTTAAAAAACCGGCACTCCGAATCGTATCGATTACATTACGGAATTGGACGAAAATGGATACTTGACGTAATTTTGTGAGACAGAGCGACAGACGTCAAACAGCAATATAAgtctgtattattttttatttctgaaacaaAAGTGTTTGAATATATTCAGCTGATATTATCCCGAGAGGGATACGGAATGCAAAGATCGGACGTGAATAATATAGGCACAGATATCACCGTCACAAGTGTTTGTCTTTATCTGTACACTCGATTATGAATGAGAACAATTGCGTCGTTCGTCCACGTGATGATGACCACGTGGATGGGCCGTCCCGGCAATTGACTGTCGGCTCACGGTCTTATATATGCTGATGCTCAAGCTGAGGTTTTATCGCTCCGGTTTGGTAACGATCCCATGTGTCAACAGCGCGCCCGAGATTTCGTAACACTTGGAACTGCGACGTTCGTTTTATCACGCAACGCGGTGAGGACTGCCGCGGAGTCTGTATTAGCTTGGGGAAGCGTATGAAGAGCATGAATGGAATGTGCTCGTGCACTAACCGTCGTTGATTAATTTCGGAAGAGTTCTACGCGGGAGTTGAAAGGTTGACTGCGGCGCAATGCTGTGATGTCTGTGGCTTATGGGTGATGATTCAAGGCAGGACGGCATCGTCGGCTCCAACAGGCTCTGCCACTCGGCCATGTAGTCGGAAGCGGCGAGGTACATTGTCTCGCAGACACAAAATTGGTCCTCGGTGAAGTAGTTGTCGGTCTCGATGAACTCCGTCGTTGAGGCGGCAAGGATCCGTCCATGTTGTTGCTCACATCGAGCAAAGGCTTCCTTCAGGCTCTGCAATCGGTTGCGTACGATTCCGTACGTGAAATTGGCCTTCCCAATTTTTTGGAAGTTTTCCAAGGTTCGCTCGATTGAACCGATCATGACTCGTTGTTGCGTCAATAGTTCT
The Temnothorax longispinosus isolate EJ_2023e chromosome 7, Tlon_JGU_v1, whole genome shotgun sequence DNA segment above includes these coding regions:
- the LOC139815581 gene encoding aquaporin AQPAe.a-like isoform X1 — its product is MKELLTQQRVMIGSIERTLENFQKIGKANFTYGIVRNRLQSLKEAFARCEQQHGRILAASTTEFIETDNYFTEDQFCVCETMYLAASDYMAEWQSLLEPTMPSCLESSPISHRHHSIAPQSTFQLPRRTLPKLINDGLKKTEEDNMCDKFLAILGEVIGTAILVFLGCTAGLGSMKPYEGTGPSVIQISFAFGLAVMIAIQCVGHISGAHLNPAITIAAVILGNKTLIMAGFYIIAQCLGALIGFGLLKLVTPANLMHNGAGDPSVPFCMTDINKEITVGHGIAAEALATGVLAFFACGSWDSRNAKNSDSMALKFGLCVTVLCLAFIPHTGCSLNPARTFGPAVWNGHWTYHWVYWLGPIGGAVIAALIYRSLFSPKTKDPDDNIKDMGTFNGIET
- the LOC139815581 gene encoding aquaporin AQPAe.a-like isoform X2 gives rise to the protein MEQNGISIISPPGATENLSIGKSKSIGITLRSNGTIQSTKEKLKTPWLKKTEEDNMCDKFLAILGEVIGTAILVFLGCTAGLGSMKPYEGTGPSVIQISFAFGLAVMIAIQCVGHISGAHLNPAITIAAVILGNKTLIMAGFYIIAQCLGALIGFGLLKLVTPANLMHNGAGDPSVPFCMTDINKEITVGHGIAAEALATGVLAFFACGSWDSRNAKNSDSMALKFGLCVTVLCLAFIPHTGCSLNPARTFGPAVWNGHWTYHWVYWLGPIGGAVIAALIYRSLFSPKTKDPDDNIKDMGTFNGIET
- the LOC139815581 gene encoding aquaporin AQPAe.a-like isoform X4 — encoded protein: MCDKFLAILGEVIGTAILVFLGCTAGLGSMKPYEGTGPSVIQISFAFGLAVMIAIQCVGHISGAHLNPAITIAAVILGNKTLIMAGFYIIAQCLGALIGFGLLKLVTPANLMHNGAGDPSVPFCMTDINKEITVGHGIAAEALATGVLAFFACGSWDSRNAKNSDSMALKFGLCVTVLCLAFIPHTGCSLNPARTFGPAVWNGHWTYHWVYWLGPIGGAVIAALIYRSLFSPKTKDPDDNIKDMGTFNGIET
- the LOC139815581 gene encoding aquaporin AQPAe.a-like isoform X3: MQNTNATRCGRDAAAIGLKKTEEDNMCDKFLAILGEVIGTAILVFLGCTAGLGSMKPYEGTGPSVIQISFAFGLAVMIAIQCVGHISGAHLNPAITIAAVILGNKTLIMAGFYIIAQCLGALIGFGLLKLVTPANLMHNGAGDPSVPFCMTDINKEITVGHGIAAEALATGVLAFFACGSWDSRNAKNSDSMALKFGLCVTVLCLAFIPHTGCSLNPARTFGPAVWNGHWTYHWVYWLGPIGGAVIAALIYRSLFSPKTKDPDDNIKDMGTFNGIET